The proteins below are encoded in one region of Pontibacter deserti:
- a CDS encoding sigma-54-dependent transcriptional regulator, translating into MKNTPFKIFILDDDVWYSELLEYHLSLNPDYEIKKFHSAKDLFEGLHEKPDVVTVDYSLPDKNGGEVLKLIKERNPDIQVIIISGQEDVATAVSLLKQGAYDYIVKDEETPERLWNTINKVRENISLRKEINYLREEIGQKYDFSKVIIGNSEAIKRVFSLMDKATKTNITVSINGETGTGKELVAKAIHYNSTRKKQPYVAVNVAAIPKELIESELFGHEKGAFTGATARRIGKFEEANKGTIFLDEIGELDISLQAKLLRVLQEKEITRVGGNAVVPIDVRIIVATHKNLAEEVKKGTFREDLYYRLLGLPIQLPPLRERGSDILVLARYFMDGFAKENSLPRKSLSTGAQAKLLSYSFPGNVRELRALVELAMVLADEDVIQEQDINFTATSHEKDFLAKEQSLKTYTTKIIQYFLDKYDSNVLLVADKLDIGKSTIYRMIQSNELKVK; encoded by the coding sequence ATGAAGAATACCCCTTTTAAAATCTTCATTCTGGATGATGATGTGTGGTACAGCGAATTGCTGGAGTATCATCTTTCTCTAAACCCTGACTATGAGATCAAGAAGTTTCATTCTGCGAAAGACTTATTTGAAGGTCTGCATGAGAAACCTGATGTTGTTACCGTAGACTATTCTCTTCCTGATAAAAATGGTGGCGAGGTACTGAAGCTTATAAAAGAGCGCAACCCTGATATTCAGGTCATCATCATTTCAGGACAGGAAGATGTGGCAACAGCAGTGTCTTTACTTAAACAGGGTGCTTACGATTACATTGTAAAAGACGAAGAAACTCCCGAACGTCTTTGGAATACCATAAACAAAGTCCGGGAAAACATCTCTTTACGCAAAGAAATAAATTACCTGCGCGAAGAGATAGGCCAGAAGTATGACTTCAGCAAAGTGATCATTGGTAATAGCGAGGCCATTAAAAGAGTATTCTCGCTGATGGATAAAGCTACCAAAACAAACATCACTGTATCTATAAACGGCGAAACAGGCACTGGTAAAGAATTGGTTGCCAAAGCTATACATTACAACAGCACACGCAAAAAACAACCTTATGTAGCTGTAAACGTGGCTGCAATTCCTAAAGAACTTATAGAGAGTGAACTATTTGGCCATGAAAAAGGGGCATTTACAGGTGCTACTGCCCGCAGGATCGGTAAGTTTGAAGAAGCCAACAAAGGCACTATTTTCCTGGATGAGATTGGCGAATTAGACATAAGCCTGCAAGCCAAACTTCTGCGCGTACTCCAGGAAAAAGAAATAACAAGAGTCGGAGGAAATGCGGTGGTTCCTATTGATGTCCGGATTATAGTTGCTACTCATAAAAACCTGGCAGAAGAAGTTAAAAAAGGTACTTTCAGGGAAGACTTATATTATCGTTTACTTGGCCTACCTATCCAGTTACCACCACTTCGCGAGCGTGGCAGCGATATTCTGGTTCTTGCCAGATATTTTATGGATGGTTTTGCAAAAGAGAACAGTTTACCTCGAAAAAGTCTCTCCACCGGGGCACAGGCAAAGCTGCTCTCCTATTCTTTCCCGGGTAACGTGCGCGAATTACGTGCCTTAGTAGAGCTGGCCATGGTGCTTGCTGATGAAGATGTGATACAGGAGCAGGATATCAACTTTACGGCGACAAGCCATGAAAAAGACTTTCTAGCTAAAGAACAATCGTTAAAGACTTATACTACTAAAATCATCCAATACTTCCTGGACAAGTATGACTCTAACGTTTTGCTGGTTGCAGATAAACTAGACATTGGAAAATCAACCATCTACCGTATGATACAAAGCAATGAACTTAAAGTAAAGTAA
- a CDS encoding DUF1206 domain-containing protein, with the protein MMIKAGKIGYVARGIVWIIIGYLFLKAAMQSNPSQAGGSGSAFSFLENSSYGSFLLGAVAVGLICYGIFMFMRARHQVINVS; encoded by the coding sequence ATGATGATTAAGGCTGGGAAAATAGGCTATGTAGCCCGGGGTATAGTCTGGATCATTATAGGCTATCTATTTTTAAAAGCAGCCATGCAGTCTAACCCCAGCCAAGCTGGTGGCAGCGGCAGCGCTTTCTCATTCTTGGAGAACTCTTCTTATGGATCATTTTTATTAGGTGCTGTTGCCGTTGGTCTTATATGTTACGGCATCTTTATGTTCATGAGGGCCCGACACCAGGTAATCAACGTCAGCTAA
- a CDS encoding acetyl-CoA hydrolase/transferase family protein, translated as MANTTPTYTSAEEALSVIKSGDRVFLHGSAATPQYMIRKLAERADELRNVELVSISTFGDMPCAEERYADSFYINSLFVSANVRDAVNSGRGDYVPIFLSEIPQLFRLGIMPLDVAIVHVSPPDRHGFCSLGVSVDIAREAVKSAKHVIAQVNPQMPRTHGDALIHIRRFDALVEVNEPLPEVDYSQRITETEEAIGRYVAEMVEDKATLQMGIGAIPDAVLKSLTNHKGLGIHTEMFSNGILPLIESGVITNEHKKVLRGRIATAFIAGNRALYDYVDDNPLITMCSTDFANDVSVIKTNNKVTAINSAIEIDLTGQVVSDSIGTYQFSGVGGQMDFIRGAALSKGGKPIIALPSVTHKGVSRITPFLNPGGGVVTTRAHVHYVVTEYGVAYLYGKNLRQRAKALIEIAHPSHRERLTEEAAKRFKNL; from the coding sequence ATGGCAAACACTACTCCTACGTATACTTCCGCTGAAGAAGCCTTATCAGTTATCAAATCTGGCGACAGGGTCTTTTTACATGGAAGTGCCGCAACACCACAATACATGATCCGGAAGCTGGCAGAACGGGCAGACGAACTGCGTAATGTAGAACTGGTAAGTATAAGTACATTCGGGGATATGCCCTGCGCTGAAGAACGCTACGCAGATTCTTTTTATATAAACTCGTTGTTTGTTTCGGCTAACGTGCGCGATGCTGTAAACAGTGGCCGTGGCGATTACGTGCCAATCTTTTTAAGTGAGATCCCTCAGCTTTTCAGGCTAGGAATTATGCCGCTTGATGTCGCCATCGTTCATGTTTCGCCACCCGACAGGCATGGATTCTGTTCATTAGGAGTTTCTGTTGATATCGCCCGCGAAGCCGTTAAAAGCGCTAAGCACGTTATTGCCCAGGTAAATCCCCAGATGCCTCGCACCCATGGCGATGCCTTGATCCACATCCGTCGTTTTGATGCTTTAGTCGAAGTAAACGAGCCTTTACCGGAAGTAGACTATAGCCAACGAATTACTGAAACAGAAGAGGCAATCGGCCGCTATGTTGCAGAAATGGTAGAAGATAAAGCTACCTTACAAATGGGGATCGGAGCTATACCTGATGCAGTACTTAAAAGTCTTACCAACCATAAAGGCTTGGGTATTCATACAGAGATGTTTTCTAATGGTATACTCCCGCTTATTGAAAGTGGTGTGATAACAAATGAGCATAAAAAAGTATTACGCGGCCGCATTGCCACTGCTTTTATTGCCGGTAACCGTGCCCTCTATGATTATGTAGATGACAACCCACTTATAACCATGTGCAGCACCGATTTTGCAAATGATGTATCGGTAATTAAAACGAATAACAAAGTCACAGCCATTAACAGCGCTATTGAGATTGACCTTACCGGACAGGTAGTTTCAGATTCAATCGGTACGTACCAGTTTTCAGGAGTTGGTGGCCAGATGGACTTTATCCGTGGAGCTGCTTTATCTAAGGGAGGCAAGCCTATAATCGCACTTCCTTCGGTAACACATAAAGGTGTATCGCGCATTACGCCATTTCTTAATCCGGGTGGTGGTGTGGTTACTACCCGGGCACATGTACATTATGTAGTTACCGAATATGGCGTAGCTTACTTGTATGGCAAGAACCTGCGACAACGAGCAAAAGCACTCATCGAGATTGCGCACCCAAGTCATCGCGAAAGGCTTACAGAAGAAGCAGCTAAACGTTTTAAAAACCTGTAA
- a CDS encoding ion transporter, which produces MTLKQKLYTVVFESETPAGKTFDILLLILILVSVTTVSLETVTYLRKLYLPYFQRLEWAFTILFTLEYLLRIYSSPKPFKYIFSFFGLVDLISIIPTYLSLFIVGAQYFLVVRVLRLLRLARIFKLTHFINEGQVLTRALRASFTKIAVFIGTVLLLVVIIGSMMYVIEGAASGFTSIPKSIYWAIVTLTTVGYGDIAPATPLGQILASCVMILGYGIIAVPTGIVTVELSRTEKSMINTNLCPNCHTEGHLPDARYCYNCGYLLNGTRK; this is translated from the coding sequence ATGACTTTAAAGCAAAAGCTATACACAGTTGTGTTTGAGTCTGAAACACCAGCCGGAAAAACATTTGATATACTTCTGCTTATCCTTATTCTGGTAAGTGTCACCACCGTATCCCTGGAAACCGTTACCTATCTCAGGAAGCTATACCTACCATATTTTCAAAGGCTGGAGTGGGCATTTACCATACTGTTTACACTTGAGTACCTGCTCCGTATTTACAGTTCACCGAAGCCATTTAAGTATATTTTCTCCTTTTTCGGGCTGGTAGATCTCATCTCGATCATACCTACTTATCTAAGCTTATTTATAGTTGGTGCCCAGTATTTTCTAGTGGTAAGAGTGTTAAGGCTACTTAGGTTAGCGCGTATATTTAAGCTTACACATTTTATAAATGAAGGCCAGGTTCTGACGCGTGCACTGCGGGCAAGTTTTACCAAAATAGCCGTCTTTATAGGAACAGTTTTATTACTGGTAGTAATTATTGGCTCTATGATGTACGTGATAGAAGGAGCTGCAAGCGGCTTTACAAGTATACCAAAGAGTATCTACTGGGCAATTGTAACACTAACTACTGTAGGTTACGGAGATATTGCTCCGGCAACTCCGCTGGGGCAAATACTGGCTAGTTGTGTTATGATTTTAGGATATGGCATAATAGCTGTACCGACTGGTATAGTTACAGTAGAGTTATCGAGAACAGAAAAGAGTATGATCAATACTAATCTTTGCCCGAACTGCCATACAGAAGGGCACTTGCCAGACGCAAGGTATTGCTATAATTGTGGCTATCTGTTAAATGGAACACGAAAATAA
- a CDS encoding DUF4136 domain-containing protein, translated as MKKHTLLFFLYFPTLCFIAFSCVTSNVASRPNAVAATGANTAKLRTYAWLQDQPVAPVAYDKDYNATLNQHLRKAIEEELQQKGFTKATSGKPDVLLAYDVSVSVPVEKDNPANFSDGFGYSYAYMSGYRYSYGHATLPGYRAVDLYRSGTLIIDFVNPATNELMWRGWSEGAISNFKANYGTVHGEVEKVLETLTKR; from the coding sequence ATGAAAAAGCACACGTTACTCTTCTTCCTATACTTTCCAACTCTTTGTTTTATCGCTTTTAGCTGCGTTACGAGCAACGTAGCATCCAGACCCAATGCGGTGGCTGCTACCGGTGCTAATACGGCAAAGCTTCGAACTTATGCATGGCTTCAGGACCAGCCAGTTGCGCCAGTTGCTTATGATAAAGACTATAATGCTACCCTAAATCAGCATCTAAGAAAAGCAATAGAGGAGGAGCTACAGCAAAAAGGTTTTACAAAAGCTACTTCCGGTAAACCTGATGTGCTGCTGGCTTATGATGTGAGTGTATCAGTGCCTGTTGAGAAGGATAATCCTGCTAATTTTTCAGATGGTTTTGGTTATAGTTATGCTTACATGTCGGGGTACAGGTATAGCTATGGACACGCAACATTACCTGGCTATCGTGCAGTAGACCTTTACCGAAGTGGCACGTTAATAATTGATTTTGTAAATCCGGCAACAAATGAGCTGATGTGGCGTGGCTGGTCTGAAGGCGCTATTTCAAATTTCAAAGCAAATTACGGTACAGTGCACGGTGAAGTAGAAAAAGTGCTGGAAACTCTAACGAAACGGTAA
- a CDS encoding universal stress protein, with product MAINQVKRILVPVNFDQVSEKLLKYAGQLAKAFGAELLLVHTTQVPELTFTQQSRLIQTLRSFGERVLLRQHEAGTGFTRFECLVRPDTLRKSIKAIVQDYFVDLVLMEASPAPTDEQLRANHASAVIEVLECPVITIPLNVPFQKLKHLVFATDFTDHDVQVLRRIADFANQAGAGLTLVQVYSSAERSHRSRIKAAMREVQELLSAYTLSYKLLEEEDMLEGISDFAGHEEADMLILATQDNYLMERLFSNAYVKTMAYHTQIPLVTFRQLKTKPCSGCCANCKNKQDNQQDMQKELILLK from the coding sequence ATGGCAATAAATCAGGTAAAACGCATACTGGTACCAGTTAATTTTGATCAGGTAAGCGAGAAGCTCTTAAAATATGCCGGGCAGCTTGCAAAAGCTTTTGGCGCGGAACTGCTTCTGGTTCATACTACACAAGTGCCAGAGCTTACATTTACACAACAAAGCAGGCTGATCCAAACCCTTCGCTCATTTGGGGAACGCGTTTTACTACGCCAGCATGAGGCTGGAACCGGTTTCACTCGTTTTGAATGCCTGGTTCGCCCTGATACGTTGCGTAAAAGTATAAAAGCTATTGTTCAGGATTACTTTGTGGACCTGGTGCTGATGGAAGCAAGCCCGGCACCTACAGATGAACAACTAAGAGCAAATCATGCATCTGCCGTAATAGAAGTGCTCGAATGTCCTGTCATAACTATTCCGTTGAATGTTCCTTTTCAGAAATTAAAGCATCTTGTTTTTGCAACTGACTTTACAGACCACGATGTGCAGGTGCTGAGAAGAATCGCAGATTTTGCTAACCAGGCAGGTGCCGGACTTACGTTAGTGCAGGTTTATAGTTCCGCAGAGCGATCTCACAGAAGCCGTATTAAGGCTGCCATGCGTGAAGTGCAGGAACTACTTTCTGCTTATACTTTATCCTACAAATTACTTGAAGAAGAAGATATGCTGGAAGGCATAAGTGATTTTGCCGGTCACGAAGAAGCTGATATGCTTATACTTGCTACACAGGATAATTACCTGATGGAGCGCTTATTCAGTAATGCTTATGTTAAAACAATGGCGTATCATACGCAGATACCTTTGGTTACATTCAGGCAGTTAAAAACAAAGCCTTGTTCAGGTTGCTGCGCTAATTGCAAAAATAAGCAGGATAACCAGCAGGATATGCAAAAAGAGCTTATACTTTTAAAGTAA
- a CDS encoding cyclic nucleotide-binding domain-containing protein, with translation MIFRKMIEEGQVKGNLKTIAPDTCLIASGNPNLALYYLVKGSASVIPSGGEPCVVQAGALIGLPDLMHKTYSQTVIAIEQLEVLCISKEELQQMLQVNAPLRLYLIQQLSKQTMLTSASYE, from the coding sequence ATGATTTTCAGGAAAATGATAGAGGAGGGGCAGGTAAAGGGTAATTTAAAAACCATTGCTCCGGATACTTGCCTGATTGCTTCGGGTAATCCTAACCTGGCTCTTTATTATCTTGTTAAGGGTAGTGCAAGCGTAATACCCTCGGGTGGTGAGCCATGTGTAGTGCAGGCAGGTGCACTAATCGGGCTCCCTGACCTAATGCATAAAACCTATAGCCAGACAGTTATTGCTATCGAGCAGCTTGAAGTTTTATGTATTTCAAAAGAAGAACTGCAACAAATGCTTCAAGTAAATGCTCCATTAAGATTATACCTGATACAGCAATTAAGTAAACAAACTATGTTAACTTCAGCATCATACGAATAA
- a CDS encoding PAS domain-containing hybrid sensor histidine kinase/response regulator — translation MGVSLDVAALQQQLAEERRARVAAEELAKQKANELFELQQKLNFPGFENHPQVQSEFQEEYPDPIFRVNTSGNILYVNTVGQQLLNLLSAKRLQSLKRFFQAKVFKAQKAAKPITLETNLLGSYYLLFLVSLPDKGYVNIYMNNITERRKAELALEESQNFVRNIAHTIPNIIYIYDLEQDHSIYVNEHLHSVLGYTDQDIADMEGHVFGSLLLPDQLPKMYSHTYGMFSALDGEVHEIEYLVKSKTGEHKNLLCRESVFKRKENGQVQQVIGSAEDVTTLRRNSIELKEQKEFYESIFDNIASDIAVYDAELRYKYVNPTAVSDPALRTWIIGKTNEEYCSYRNVPLDRIKNRSQYLDLTRTSKKHTEFEEVIINKEGEKGYYLRKLSPVVDQQGDLQMIIGYGLNITDLRRAQEEITLSEAKNRAILAAIPDLMFIINKDGIYLDMKNVEQEHLLVPKSEVIGAHIKSMLPEQVYKPILALIHKVIETGIPERTDYELTLEDGLHHYEGRIIKYSDQEVLAIIRDTTEERKAAQAAKEQNDFIRLVMDSSPSLIYVKDGEGRFILANKAVADLFEIPLDRLMVEQGDHLYVNPEDRDLFIQNDKRVILENREFVTEERFTKPDGQLFWFKTIKRPLVTSDGQVHVLGISTDITAQHLASKQLEKSEELHRLLSENSKDVISLHELDGRYIYISKGVEEMLGYTVSEVIGNVPKHLIYHADLKQLYKAFDEVLKYKRNITVEHRLARKNGTNFWVETNLKPILDSEGNVVKIQSSARDITLRRKNAEALKTSEKKYRDLINYSQAYICTHDLDGIVLSVNPYLINMLGYSEDEMVGKPLNCFFPEAHRDNFGDYVARFQESNIVDGVLCILNKENQERYLYYQNYKVEEPGMAPYIIGIAQDITDRMLTEQELKNAKEAAEETARVKENFLANMSHEIRTPMNGILGMAGLLQKTKLDDVQSNYLKIIKQSADNLLVVINDILDIAKIEAGKMELEQIPFNLSDTIRNSFQTLNYKAEEKEISYTLDQLELSQPMLLGDPYRLNQVLLNLLNNAIKFTDEGCVKLTCQVLQESDSDISLEFAVQDTGIGIPEAKQQIIFEGFTQAYSSTTRKYGGSGLGLSICKNLIEMQSGRIWVESNEGQGSVFKFTITYPKSELTEQTGLTKTEINYNSLSRLHVLIAEDNEVNIFLAQSILEDWKFKVDVAHNGREAVELAEANSYDIILMDIQMPELSGLDATQKIRSNSDKAKANVPIIALTANALKGDAEKYLNAGMNDYISKPFEEELLYTKIASLLPHKINVAANSPAEKEAIHSGQKLYDLEMVTKMARGNQAFINRTIELFMQTAPQTVTAMLDAAETNNYQQVSATAHKLKSTIDTLRIEQLRPVVRQIELNAKQGTNLKEVYDQVEFINNHIQLVINQIAQEIK, via the coding sequence ATGGGAGTTTCACTAGATGTAGCAGCACTGCAGCAACAATTGGCAGAAGAGCGCAGAGCACGTGTAGCGGCAGAAGAGTTAGCCAAACAAAAGGCAAATGAGCTATTTGAATTACAGCAAAAGTTAAATTTCCCCGGTTTTGAAAACCACCCGCAAGTACAGTCAGAGTTTCAGGAAGAATACCCGGACCCTATCTTCAGGGTTAATACATCTGGCAATATACTTTATGTAAATACTGTCGGACAGCAGTTATTAAATTTACTTTCAGCAAAACGCTTACAAAGTTTAAAGCGTTTTTTTCAAGCAAAAGTCTTTAAAGCGCAAAAGGCCGCTAAACCGATCACTCTTGAAACAAATCTGCTGGGTAGCTATTACTTATTATTCCTGGTTTCACTCCCAGACAAAGGCTATGTAAATATCTACATGAATAATATTACGGAACGCCGGAAGGCCGAACTAGCACTCGAAGAAAGCCAGAACTTCGTCCGTAATATAGCCCATACCATACCCAACATCATTTACATCTATGATCTGGAGCAGGACCACAGCATTTATGTTAACGAGCACCTGCATTCAGTATTAGGTTATACTGATCAGGATATAGCTGACATGGAAGGCCATGTTTTTGGATCACTGTTACTGCCTGATCAGCTGCCTAAAATGTACAGCCATACTTACGGGATGTTCAGTGCCCTGGATGGTGAGGTGCATGAGATAGAATACCTGGTAAAAAGCAAAACCGGCGAACATAAAAACCTGCTCTGCCGAGAAAGCGTGTTTAAGCGAAAAGAGAACGGGCAGGTACAGCAGGTAATTGGCTCAGCTGAAGATGTTACTACCCTCCGAAGAAACAGCATCGAGCTGAAAGAACAGAAAGAATTCTACGAATCTATCTTTGATAATATAGCATCAGATATAGCGGTATATGATGCTGAGCTGAGATACAAATACGTTAATCCTACTGCAGTTTCTGACCCTGCGCTTCGTACATGGATCATTGGTAAAACAAACGAAGAATACTGCAGCTACAGAAATGTACCCCTGGACCGCATCAAAAACAGGAGTCAGTACCTGGATCTTACCCGAACCAGTAAAAAACATACTGAGTTTGAAGAAGTAATCATTAATAAAGAAGGCGAAAAAGGCTATTACCTTCGAAAGTTAAGCCCGGTTGTTGATCAGCAAGGCGACTTACAGATGATCATTGGATATGGTCTGAACATTACAGACCTGAGACGCGCACAGGAAGAGATTACGCTCAGCGAAGCCAAGAACAGAGCCATTCTGGCTGCTATTCCCGATCTTATGTTTATCATTAACAAGGATGGGATATACCTGGACATGAAAAATGTGGAGCAGGAACATTTACTTGTACCAAAATCAGAAGTAATAGGTGCACACATAAAAAGCATGCTACCTGAGCAGGTGTATAAACCTATACTTGCCTTAATACATAAGGTAATTGAAACCGGAATTCCCGAACGCACAGATTATGAACTGACCCTGGAGGATGGTCTGCATCATTATGAAGGCAGGATCATAAAGTATAGTGATCAGGAGGTGCTGGCAATTATCCGTGACACTACCGAAGAACGCAAAGCCGCACAGGCAGCAAAAGAACAAAATGACTTCATCAGGTTAGTGATGGACTCCAGCCCAAGCCTTATTTATGTAAAAGATGGGGAAGGCCGGTTTATACTTGCTAATAAAGCAGTTGCTGATCTTTTTGAAATACCTTTAGACCGCTTGATGGTGGAACAGGGTGATCATCTGTATGTTAATCCTGAAGACAGAGACCTGTTCATTCAAAATGATAAACGGGTAATTCTGGAAAACCGTGAATTTGTAACGGAAGAACGATTTACGAAGCCGGATGGTCAATTGTTTTGGTTCAAAACCATTAAGCGACCATTGGTAACATCAGATGGCCAGGTTCATGTGTTGGGCATTTCAACGGACATTACAGCACAGCATCTGGCCAGCAAACAGTTAGAAAAAAGCGAAGAACTTCACCGGCTGCTTTCCGAAAACTCTAAAGATGTTATCAGTTTACATGAATTGGATGGCCGTTACATTTATATCTCTAAAGGAGTTGAAGAGATGCTAGGTTATACTGTTTCTGAAGTGATCGGAAATGTACCCAAGCATCTTATTTATCACGCCGACCTGAAGCAACTGTACAAAGCCTTTGATGAGGTATTAAAGTATAAACGCAACATAACTGTTGAGCACAGGCTTGCACGCAAAAACGGAACCAACTTCTGGGTAGAAACAAACCTGAAACCTATACTTGACAGTGAAGGTAATGTAGTAAAAATACAGTCATCAGCCCGTGATATTACATTGCGCCGTAAAAATGCTGAAGCGCTTAAGACCAGTGAGAAGAAATACAGAGACCTGATCAACTATAGCCAAGCCTACATCTGCACGCACGACTTGGACGGCATTGTATTATCTGTTAACCCTTACCTGATAAACATGCTGGGTTATTCAGAAGATGAGATGGTGGGTAAGCCCCTTAACTGCTTTTTCCCGGAAGCTCACCGGGATAATTTTGGAGATTATGTGGCGCGGTTCCAGGAATCTAACATTGTAGATGGCGTATTATGTATCCTGAACAAAGAAAATCAGGAACGTTACCTCTATTACCAGAACTATAAGGTAGAAGAACCAGGTATGGCTCCTTATATTATAGGTATAGCCCAGGACATAACTGACCGTATGCTTACTGAGCAGGAGCTTAAAAACGCCAAGGAAGCAGCAGAGGAAACAGCCAGGGTTAAAGAAAATTTCCTGGCCAACATGAGCCATGAAATACGTACCCCAATGAACGGTATTCTGGGGATGGCAGGTCTGCTACAAAAAACCAAACTTGATGATGTTCAGTCAAACTACCTAAAGATTATTAAACAATCAGCAGACAACCTGTTGGTTGTAATAAATGATATATTGGACATAGCTAAAATAGAAGCTGGTAAAATGGAGTTAGAACAGATTCCGTTTAACCTGTCCGATACCATCCGTAATTCTTTCCAGACCCTGAATTATAAGGCCGAAGAAAAAGAGATCAGCTATACGTTAGACCAGCTTGAGCTATCGCAGCCAATGTTACTAGGCGACCCTTACCGGCTAAACCAGGTTCTGCTTAATTTACTTAACAATGCCATTAAATTTACCGACGAAGGTTGTGTAAAACTAACCTGCCAGGTACTACAGGAGTCAGATTCAGATATAAGCTTAGAGTTTGCTGTGCAGGATACAGGTATAGGGATACCGGAAGCAAAGCAGCAGATCATTTTTGAAGGTTTTACGCAGGCTTATTCCAGCACAACGCGTAAGTACGGTGGCAGTGGGCTTGGTCTGAGCATTTGTAAAAACTTGATAGAGATGCAGAGCGGCCGTATCTGGGTTGAGAGCAATGAAGGCCAGGGAAGTGTTTTCAAGTTTACAATTACTTATCCTAAATCGGAGCTAACGGAGCAAACCGGTTTAACTAAAACAGAAATTAACTATAACAGCTTAAGCCGCTTACATGTACTTATAGCTGAAGACAATGAAGTGAACATTTTCCTGGCACAGTCTATCCTGGAAGATTGGAAATTTAAGGTAGATGTTGCCCATAATGGTCGGGAAGCAGTTGAACTGGCAGAGGCAAATTCATACGACATCATTTTGATGGATATACAGATGCCAGAGTTAAGCGGACTTGATGCAACCCAAAAAATCCGTTCCAATTCAGATAAGGCAAAGGCAAATGTACCAATCATTGCTCTTACAGCTAATGCGTTGAAAGGCGATGCCGAAAAATACCTGAACGCCGGAATGAATGATTATATCTCCAAGCCTTTTGAAGAAGAATTACTGTATACTAAAATTGCCTCGCTTCTACCCCATAAAATAAATGTAGCAGCTAACTCACCAGCAGAGAAAGAAGCTATACATTCAGGTCAGAAACTTTATGACCTGGAAATGGTCACTAAAATGGCGCGCGGTAACCAGGCATTTATCAACCGAACCATTGAGCTATTTATGCAGACGGCACCACAAACTGTAACGGCAATGCTGGATGCGGCAGAAACAAATAATTACCAACAGGTTAGTGCCACAGCCCATAAATTAAAATCAACTATAGATACGCTCCGAATAGAGCAGCTAAGACCAGTAGTAAGGCAGATCGAGTTAAACGCAAAACAAGGTACTAATCTGAAGGAAGTATACGACCAAGTAGAGTTTATAAACAATCATATTCAACTGGTTATAAACCAAATAGCACAGGAAATAAAATAG
- a CDS encoding DUF1206 domain-containing protein: MVDISQHIPSPPPAWVQRMARFGLTAKGVVYCLVGILAFMAAFELGGKSAQSSDKTGVFQFVLEQSFGRILLAIIALGLLCYTIWRFIQAFRDTEHKGDSAKGIGKRIRYAFSGLIYGALAFYAAQLVLGNGGGSGGDSRQTLFVSF; this comes from the coding sequence ATGGTCGATATATCTCAACACATACCGTCTCCACCTCCAGCGTGGGTGCAGCGTATGGCCAGGTTCGGGCTAACCGCAAAAGGAGTTGTCTACTGCCTGGTTGGTATACTTGCTTTTATGGCAGCTTTCGAACTGGGCGGAAAATCTGCACAGTCTTCTGATAAAACGGGTGTTTTCCAGTTTGTGCTGGAACAATCTTTTGGTCGAATACTTCTGGCTATAATTGCACTGGGTCTTTTGTGTTATACTATCTGGCGTTTTATCCAGGCATTTCGGGATACGGAACATAAAGGCGACTCGGCCAAAGGTATAGGCAAGCGCATCCGGTATGCATTTAGCGGTTTAATTTATGGGGCACTGGCTTTTTACGCTGCACAACTTGTTCTTGGCAATGGTGGTGGCTCAGGCGGCGATTCACGTCAAACGCTTTTCGTGAGCTTTTAG